Below is a genomic region from Primulina eburnea isolate SZY01 chromosome 9, ASM2296580v1, whole genome shotgun sequence.
TGGCAGCACTTGCATCCACGTGCAGGAATGTGGTGGCACTATCATTCATGCTTATGTTCTTGTTAGCTAAAAGTTAGTATACTGCTAAATGCTTTCAGAAATTAACCAAAATTTCttatcaaaattaaattttttgtgaTATATTTCGCTTATGGTTCTCTATGTGTTTTGTTTAATATTGATCTCTCAAGTCCGAGTTGTTCAATATGCACTTAATTTCATTCCTGTAAATCCTTTGATCAACTGCTGTCTGGAGATGACTCGATTTTATGACTTTTTGGATTTGTCCCTCCGTATTTGTGGCGATAGGATAACTTGTCCTTCTTGTATTTGTAGGCAGAGAAATCAAACTTCCCAAATTGACCACCGTAGTGAAACGGTAATCGGCGATGTGCTCAGACTCATTGATGCTGGATATGGGGAAACGGATGTATCCAGAGACTGGCTAGCCACGATGACCTCTGTAACTGATTCCATCAGCCGACTAACGAGCAAAAAACCCCCAGGACTCACACAAGAAGCACTGGACAGTTTGTGCATTGAGGTGTTCGGAGTGCTAGAGGAAGGAAACGAAGAAGACACATCAAGAGAAATAATGGAATGCAGCATATGCCTagagagtttcttggagggAGATGAGCTGATACGCTTGCCTTGTGCTCATAGGTATCATGTTTGCTGCTTGGATCCATGGGTCCGAATCTGTGGGGAGTGCCCATATTGCCGTAGGGGCATTGTTGTAAATGTGGATGGAGTCGAAGAGAGTCGACTACGTCCGATGTGAGCAGTGAGTAGAAAGTTCACAGTTTCTTGGCAGTTTTCTCGGAAGATAGGTCTTTGACATCGAGTGTCGTTCGGGACGTatgtttcaaaaaataaaaatatgttgaCATGCATCTCCCACAATCTAACCTTAAGTGAAACAAGAAATTAAATAGTTCGCAATTTTCAAATAACTAAATAATTGTATGAAAGTTAATTGTTCGTTTGTTTAGAATCCTATATTCCTGTTAAATCCAAATCTAGCATGAAATATTAGAAAATGGTGGCAATATGGCCCCATTTCGAAGTCATCCCTTGAACTAAATTGCATGGAAATTTGACACAAAAATGCTGTAATTATCTGGAGACTTCAAATGTTTGATTCATTCAAAGTCAAGTCACCCGTTGCCCACTTTGTCTAAAGCTAGTTATGTGACAAGTTTTTTTAATGATGTGGAACTCTCATTTGTTATGTGTGTATTGAGTAAAGCTTTGAAAAAACGCAATAGTCTACAAATCATGTTAGTCAGATAAATCATAGTGGACAAATTATGTCTGACAAACTCGTTCGAGAATGTGTTGATAGAGGAGATTAAACTTTTAACTATTAATCAAACGATCACTTACAACATCAACTAGATCACTCGGTTggagctttttttttttctttttttttctattttcttttaCTACGTTTTTGAGTCCATTGAAGTTATTCTCAACAATCATGAGATTCCTAACTTccctcttcattttctttttgtttatgttgttgtaatgaatttcaaaatattccaTCTATGTTATAGAATTCGATCATTTTAAATTAGACAACAACTTAAATTTCTTGTTGTTACAACTATTTAACCAGAATTATTTTGGGTTTTAACGGTATCTCACCAAATAATTGTATGTTGA
It encodes:
- the LOC140841887 gene encoding probable E3 ubiquitin-protein ligase RHY1A, which encodes MTSASELFYTRRSRFGRNSDPFEVGSHSPVDRGIRRSRCPHNSHHQGTNTRRDRTELDGCDPPRRVPHHSRQPHFQRPSHSPQDREFIRPEHGGHQFASGNAIHSGNQSNGLDRVQFSGNDRLPGAVLLARERLVHRLRGVTHPGSRQRNQTSQIDHRSETVIGDVLRLIDAGYGETDVSRDWLATMTSVTDSISRLTSKKPPGLTQEALDSLCIEVFGVLEEGNEEDTSREIMECSICLESFLEGDELIRLPCAHRYHVCCLDPWVRICGECPYCRRGIVVNVDGVEESRLRPM